Proteins encoded by one window of Esox lucius isolate fEsoLuc1 chromosome 4, fEsoLuc1.pri, whole genome shotgun sequence:
- the c4hxorf65 gene encoding uncharacterized protein CXorf65 homolog isoform X2 yields the protein MFIYIKHADNQQFLANTNCPMALLLQYMRAKMGLPDEELVDLCDDHGALKLLFLSQQPQESASRLLTARSALTFCIVNRNPKDGAYVSITPLVANPDPALLESMQTQTDILEQARLRQLRSQEECREIEALSLSQHTQTTKSRGRSVQMDVPDDEPSNRRTGGGRSKN from the exons ATGTTCATCTATATTAAACATGCAG ACAACCAGCAGTTTCTGGCCAATACCAACTGTCCGATGGCTCTGCTGCTGCAGTACATGAGAGCTAAGATGGGCCTTCCAGACGAAG AGCTGGTGGACCTGTGCGATGACCACGGGGCTCTGAAGCTTCTCTTTCTGTCCCAGCAGCCTCAGGAGAGTGCCAGCCGACTGCTGACTGCACGCTCCGCCCTCACTTTCTGCATCGTTAACC GAAACCCCAAGGATGGTGCCTATGTTTCCATTACCCCGCTTGTGGCCAACCCAGACCCGGCTCTTTTGG AGAGCATGCAGACTCAGACAGACATCCTGGAGCAGGCTCGACTCAGACAGCTCCGTTCTCAGGAGGAATGTAGAGAGATTGAGGCACTCTCCCtgtcccaacacacacaaact ACTAAGAGCCGGGGCCGTTCTGTGCAAATGGACGTCCCTGACGACGAACCATCCAATCGTCGGACTGGAGGCGGGAGGAGCAAGAATTAA
- the c4hxorf65 gene encoding uncharacterized protein CXorf65 homolog isoform X1 gives MVLEVVLNTISYFHPILSDNQQFLANTNCPMALLLQYMRAKMGLPDEELVDLCDDHGALKLLFLSQQPQESASRLLTARSALTFCIVNRNPKDGAYVSITPLVANPDPALLESMQTQTDILEQARLRQLRSQEECREIEALSLSQHTQTTKSRGRSVQMDVPDDEPSNRRTGGGRSKN, from the exons ATGGTCCTAGAAGTTGTATTAAACACCATTTCCTATTTCCACCCTATTCTCTCAGACAACCAGCAGTTTCTGGCCAATACCAACTGTCCGATGGCTCTGCTGCTGCAGTACATGAGAGCTAAGATGGGCCTTCCAGACGAAG AGCTGGTGGACCTGTGCGATGACCACGGGGCTCTGAAGCTTCTCTTTCTGTCCCAGCAGCCTCAGGAGAGTGCCAGCCGACTGCTGACTGCACGCTCCGCCCTCACTTTCTGCATCGTTAACC GAAACCCCAAGGATGGTGCCTATGTTTCCATTACCCCGCTTGTGGCCAACCCAGACCCGGCTCTTTTGG AGAGCATGCAGACTCAGACAGACATCCTGGAGCAGGCTCGACTCAGACAGCTCCGTTCTCAGGAGGAATGTAGAGAGATTGAGGCACTCTCCCtgtcccaacacacacaaact ACTAAGAGCCGGGGCCGTTCTGTGCAAATGGACGTCCCTGACGACGAACCATCCAATCGTCGGACTGGAGGCGGGAGGAGCAAGAATTAA
- the si:zfos-80g12.1 gene encoding sestrin-3 isoform X3 produces MIICTKKMDYPIGTQCQRVQNQVMKVNAEKERASLRLVAVLANTGCVDAVCQQMASYPQYLESFLHLQHYILQMDGPLPLPYRHYIAIMAAARHHCGYLVSLHSAQFLKSGGDPQWLKGLEDAPLRLRHLDQLNKVLAHQPWLTAHSHIQALLKMGEQCWSLAELVQAVVLLAHCHSLASFVFGSGADSDPAPLPRAPNGTPPGYSLSDAANGNLTAPLEHGTRRRRQSLSSSSEGVCLKDLREGGLVNTKTVQQTELEDEEELIKSADPSRFITDPEFGYQEFARREEDHYQVFWVQDYSWDDHGFSLVNRLYSDIGHKLDERFRRVMDLPSTHSPDLKRAIWNYIHCMLGIRYDDYNYGEINKLLVKDLKLYIKSVACYPDATKAPRFPASWSTLEPAERVHVSLLVMEARLQAELLYALRAITQYMIA; encoded by the exons ATGATCATCTGTACGAAAAAAATGGATTACCCGATCGGAACCCAGTGTCAGCGCGTCCAGAACCAG GTGATGAAGGTGAATGCCGAGAAGGAGCGTGCGTCGCTGCGGCTTGTGGCGGTCCTGGCCAACACAGGGTGCGTGGACGCGGTGTGCCAGCAGATGGCGTCCTACCCACAGTACCTGGAGAGCTTCCTCCACCTTCAGCACTACATCCTCCAGATGGACgggcccctccccctcccttacCGACACTACATCGCCATCATG GCTGCAGCGCGGCATCACTGTGGTTACCTGGTATCCCTGCACTCAGCCCAGTTTCTCAAGTCAGGGGGGGACCCTCAGTGGCTGAAGGGCCTGGAGGACGCCCCGCTTCGCCTGCGACACCTCGACCAGCTCAACAAGGTCCTGGCCCACCAGCCCTGGCTCACGGCCCACTCACACATCCAG gcgtTGCTGAAGATGGGGGAGCAGTGCTGGTCTCTGGCTGAGCTGGTCCAGGCTGTGGTGCTGTTAGCCCACTGCCACTCTCTCGCTAGCTTCGTGTTTGGCTCGGGGGCTGACTCTGACCCCGCCCCCCTCCCCAGGGCACCCAATGGCACTCCCCCGGGCTACAGCCTCTCTGACGCTGCCAACGGCAACCTCACCGCGCCCCTGGAACACGGCACGCGTCGCAGACGG CAGTCTCTGAGCTCCAGCAGCGAGGGGGTGTGTCTGAAGGACCTGAGGGAGGGGGGTCTCGTAAACACAAAGACTGTCCAGCAAACAG AGTTGGAAGACGAAGAGGAGCTGATCAAATCTGCGGACCCCTCTCGTTTCATAACTGACCCAGAGTTTGGCTACCAGGAGTTTGCCCGGAGAGAGGAAGACCACTATCAAGTGTTCTGGGTGCAG GACTACTCCTGGGACGACCACGGCTTCTCACTGGTCAACCGGCTCTACTCGGACATTGGGCACAAGCTGGACGAGCGTTTCCGCAGGGTTATGGACCTCCCGTCGACCCACAGTCCAGACCTGAAAAGAGCGATCTGGAACTACATTCACTGCATGTTGGGGATCAG atacgACGATTACAACTATGGGGAGATCAACAAGCTGCTGGTGAAGGATCTGAAGCTCTACATTAAATCGGTGGCGTGCTACCCTGATGCCACCAAGGCCCCACGGTTTCCCGCCTCCTGGTCGACCCTTGAACCTGCTGAGAGG GTCCACGTGAGCCTCCTGGTAATGGAGGCCCGGCTACAGGCGGAGCTTCTGTATGCCCTGAGAGCCATCACCCAGTACATGATAGCCTAG
- the si:zfos-80g12.1 gene encoding sestrin-3 isoform X1: protein MSKLQNIFNGSILQQSCLNGRHTIPSLGLTKRVMKVNAEKERASLRLVAVLANTGCVDAVCQQMASYPQYLESFLHLQHYILQMDGPLPLPYRHYIAIMAAARHHCGYLVSLHSAQFLKSGGDPQWLKGLEDAPLRLRHLDQLNKVLAHQPWLTAHSHIQALLKMGEQCWSLAELVQAVVLLAHCHSLASFVFGSGADSDPAPLPRAPNGTPPGYSLSDAANGNLTAPLEHGTRRRRQSLSSSSEGVCLKDLREGGLVNTKTVQQTELEDEEELIKSADPSRFITDPEFGYQEFARREEDHYQVFWVQDYSWDDHGFSLVNRLYSDIGHKLDERFRRVMDLPSTHSPDLKRAIWNYIHCMLGIRYDDYNYGEINKLLVKDLKLYIKSVACYPDATKAPRFPASWSTLEPAERVHVSLLVMEARLQAELLYALRAITQYMIA, encoded by the exons ATGTCaaagttgcaaaacattttcaatggctCCATTCTACAACAGAGTTGTCTTAATGGTAGACACACGATACCCTCTCTGGGCCTGACCAAACGG GTGATGAAGGTGAATGCCGAGAAGGAGCGTGCGTCGCTGCGGCTTGTGGCGGTCCTGGCCAACACAGGGTGCGTGGACGCGGTGTGCCAGCAGATGGCGTCCTACCCACAGTACCTGGAGAGCTTCCTCCACCTTCAGCACTACATCCTCCAGATGGACgggcccctccccctcccttacCGACACTACATCGCCATCATG GCTGCAGCGCGGCATCACTGTGGTTACCTGGTATCCCTGCACTCAGCCCAGTTTCTCAAGTCAGGGGGGGACCCTCAGTGGCTGAAGGGCCTGGAGGACGCCCCGCTTCGCCTGCGACACCTCGACCAGCTCAACAAGGTCCTGGCCCACCAGCCCTGGCTCACGGCCCACTCACACATCCAG gcgtTGCTGAAGATGGGGGAGCAGTGCTGGTCTCTGGCTGAGCTGGTCCAGGCTGTGGTGCTGTTAGCCCACTGCCACTCTCTCGCTAGCTTCGTGTTTGGCTCGGGGGCTGACTCTGACCCCGCCCCCCTCCCCAGGGCACCCAATGGCACTCCCCCGGGCTACAGCCTCTCTGACGCTGCCAACGGCAACCTCACCGCGCCCCTGGAACACGGCACGCGTCGCAGACGG CAGTCTCTGAGCTCCAGCAGCGAGGGGGTGTGTCTGAAGGACCTGAGGGAGGGGGGTCTCGTAAACACAAAGACTGTCCAGCAAACAG AGTTGGAAGACGAAGAGGAGCTGATCAAATCTGCGGACCCCTCTCGTTTCATAACTGACCCAGAGTTTGGCTACCAGGAGTTTGCCCGGAGAGAGGAAGACCACTATCAAGTGTTCTGGGTGCAG GACTACTCCTGGGACGACCACGGCTTCTCACTGGTCAACCGGCTCTACTCGGACATTGGGCACAAGCTGGACGAGCGTTTCCGCAGGGTTATGGACCTCCCGTCGACCCACAGTCCAGACCTGAAAAGAGCGATCTGGAACTACATTCACTGCATGTTGGGGATCAG atacgACGATTACAACTATGGGGAGATCAACAAGCTGCTGGTGAAGGATCTGAAGCTCTACATTAAATCGGTGGCGTGCTACCCTGATGCCACCAAGGCCCCACGGTTTCCCGCCTCCTGGTCGACCCTTGAACCTGCTGAGAGG GTCCACGTGAGCCTCCTGGTAATGGAGGCCCGGCTACAGGCGGAGCTTCTGTATGCCCTGAGAGCCATCACCCAGTACATGATAGCCTAG
- the si:zfos-80g12.1 gene encoding sestrin-3 isoform X2: protein MSKLQNIFNGSILQQSCLNGRHTIPSLGLTKRVMKVNAEKERASLRLVAVLANTGCVDAVCQQMASYPQYLESFLHLQHYILQMDGPLPLPYRHYIAIMAAARHHCGYLVSLHSAQFLKSGGDPQWLKGLEDAPLRLRHLDQLNKVLAHQPWLTAHSHIQALLKMGEQCWSLAELVQAVVLLAHCHSLASFVFGSGADSDPAPLPRAPNGTPPGYSLSDAANGNLTAPLEHGTRRRRSLSSSSEGVCLKDLREGGLVNTKTVQQTELEDEEELIKSADPSRFITDPEFGYQEFARREEDHYQVFWVQDYSWDDHGFSLVNRLYSDIGHKLDERFRRVMDLPSTHSPDLKRAIWNYIHCMLGIRYDDYNYGEINKLLVKDLKLYIKSVACYPDATKAPRFPASWSTLEPAERVHVSLLVMEARLQAELLYALRAITQYMIA, encoded by the exons ATGTCaaagttgcaaaacattttcaatggctCCATTCTACAACAGAGTTGTCTTAATGGTAGACACACGATACCCTCTCTGGGCCTGACCAAACGG GTGATGAAGGTGAATGCCGAGAAGGAGCGTGCGTCGCTGCGGCTTGTGGCGGTCCTGGCCAACACAGGGTGCGTGGACGCGGTGTGCCAGCAGATGGCGTCCTACCCACAGTACCTGGAGAGCTTCCTCCACCTTCAGCACTACATCCTCCAGATGGACgggcccctccccctcccttacCGACACTACATCGCCATCATG GCTGCAGCGCGGCATCACTGTGGTTACCTGGTATCCCTGCACTCAGCCCAGTTTCTCAAGTCAGGGGGGGACCCTCAGTGGCTGAAGGGCCTGGAGGACGCCCCGCTTCGCCTGCGACACCTCGACCAGCTCAACAAGGTCCTGGCCCACCAGCCCTGGCTCACGGCCCACTCACACATCCAG gcgtTGCTGAAGATGGGGGAGCAGTGCTGGTCTCTGGCTGAGCTGGTCCAGGCTGTGGTGCTGTTAGCCCACTGCCACTCTCTCGCTAGCTTCGTGTTTGGCTCGGGGGCTGACTCTGACCCCGCCCCCCTCCCCAGGGCACCCAATGGCACTCCCCCGGGCTACAGCCTCTCTGACGCTGCCAACGGCAACCTCACCGCGCCCCTGGAACACGGCACGCGTCGCAGACGG TCTCTGAGCTCCAGCAGCGAGGGGGTGTGTCTGAAGGACCTGAGGGAGGGGGGTCTCGTAAACACAAAGACTGTCCAGCAAACAG AGTTGGAAGACGAAGAGGAGCTGATCAAATCTGCGGACCCCTCTCGTTTCATAACTGACCCAGAGTTTGGCTACCAGGAGTTTGCCCGGAGAGAGGAAGACCACTATCAAGTGTTCTGGGTGCAG GACTACTCCTGGGACGACCACGGCTTCTCACTGGTCAACCGGCTCTACTCGGACATTGGGCACAAGCTGGACGAGCGTTTCCGCAGGGTTATGGACCTCCCGTCGACCCACAGTCCAGACCTGAAAAGAGCGATCTGGAACTACATTCACTGCATGTTGGGGATCAG atacgACGATTACAACTATGGGGAGATCAACAAGCTGCTGGTGAAGGATCTGAAGCTCTACATTAAATCGGTGGCGTGCTACCCTGATGCCACCAAGGCCCCACGGTTTCCCGCCTCCTGGTCGACCCTTGAACCTGCTGAGAGG GTCCACGTGAGCCTCCTGGTAATGGAGGCCCGGCTACAGGCGGAGCTTCTGTATGCCCTGAGAGCCATCACCCAGTACATGATAGCCTAG
- the si:zfos-80g12.1 gene encoding sestrin-3 isoform X4, with the protein MKVNAEKERASLRLVAVLANTGCVDAVCQQMASYPQYLESFLHLQHYILQMDGPLPLPYRHYIAIMAAARHHCGYLVSLHSAQFLKSGGDPQWLKGLEDAPLRLRHLDQLNKVLAHQPWLTAHSHIQALLKMGEQCWSLAELVQAVVLLAHCHSLASFVFGSGADSDPAPLPRAPNGTPPGYSLSDAANGNLTAPLEHGTRRRRQSLSSSSEGVCLKDLREGGLVNTKTVQQTELEDEEELIKSADPSRFITDPEFGYQEFARREEDHYQVFWVQDYSWDDHGFSLVNRLYSDIGHKLDERFRRVMDLPSTHSPDLKRAIWNYIHCMLGIRYDDYNYGEINKLLVKDLKLYIKSVACYPDATKAPRFPASWSTLEPAERVHVSLLVMEARLQAELLYALRAITQYMIA; encoded by the exons ATGAAGGTGAATGCCGAGAAGGAGCGTGCGTCGCTGCGGCTTGTGGCGGTCCTGGCCAACACAGGGTGCGTGGACGCGGTGTGCCAGCAGATGGCGTCCTACCCACAGTACCTGGAGAGCTTCCTCCACCTTCAGCACTACATCCTCCAGATGGACgggcccctccccctcccttacCGACACTACATCGCCATCATG GCTGCAGCGCGGCATCACTGTGGTTACCTGGTATCCCTGCACTCAGCCCAGTTTCTCAAGTCAGGGGGGGACCCTCAGTGGCTGAAGGGCCTGGAGGACGCCCCGCTTCGCCTGCGACACCTCGACCAGCTCAACAAGGTCCTGGCCCACCAGCCCTGGCTCACGGCCCACTCACACATCCAG gcgtTGCTGAAGATGGGGGAGCAGTGCTGGTCTCTGGCTGAGCTGGTCCAGGCTGTGGTGCTGTTAGCCCACTGCCACTCTCTCGCTAGCTTCGTGTTTGGCTCGGGGGCTGACTCTGACCCCGCCCCCCTCCCCAGGGCACCCAATGGCACTCCCCCGGGCTACAGCCTCTCTGACGCTGCCAACGGCAACCTCACCGCGCCCCTGGAACACGGCACGCGTCGCAGACGG CAGTCTCTGAGCTCCAGCAGCGAGGGGGTGTGTCTGAAGGACCTGAGGGAGGGGGGTCTCGTAAACACAAAGACTGTCCAGCAAACAG AGTTGGAAGACGAAGAGGAGCTGATCAAATCTGCGGACCCCTCTCGTTTCATAACTGACCCAGAGTTTGGCTACCAGGAGTTTGCCCGGAGAGAGGAAGACCACTATCAAGTGTTCTGGGTGCAG GACTACTCCTGGGACGACCACGGCTTCTCACTGGTCAACCGGCTCTACTCGGACATTGGGCACAAGCTGGACGAGCGTTTCCGCAGGGTTATGGACCTCCCGTCGACCCACAGTCCAGACCTGAAAAGAGCGATCTGGAACTACATTCACTGCATGTTGGGGATCAG atacgACGATTACAACTATGGGGAGATCAACAAGCTGCTGGTGAAGGATCTGAAGCTCTACATTAAATCGGTGGCGTGCTACCCTGATGCCACCAAGGCCCCACGGTTTCCCGCCTCCTGGTCGACCCTTGAACCTGCTGAGAGG GTCCACGTGAGCCTCCTGGTAATGGAGGCCCGGCTACAGGCGGAGCTTCTGTATGCCCTGAGAGCCATCACCCAGTACATGATAGCCTAG